Proteins found in one Vicia villosa cultivar HV-30 ecotype Madison, WI unplaced genomic scaffold, Vvil1.0 ctg.003153F_1_1, whole genome shotgun sequence genomic segment:
- the LOC131640463 gene encoding uncharacterized protein LOC131640463 produces the protein MIFPRFGVPRTVATSRKDWSTKLHEALWAYRTAYKTPIGTTPFKLVYGKSCHLPVELEHKAYWAIKTLNLSYTAAGERRLLDINELEEIRLDAYENARIYKERTKKWHDKHISRKEFNEGYVVLLFNSRLKLFPGKLRSRWSDPFEVTKVFPSSTVDIKGKSSDSFTVNGQRLKHCHIVENKDYTDSLKLVESIVESKN, from the exons atgatttttccAAGATTCGGTGTACCAAG GACTGTTGCCAcatctagaaaggattggtcaacTAAGTTACACGAAGCATTGTGGGCGTATAGAACCGCCTACAAGACACCAATAGGAACCACGCCCTTCAAATTAGTGTACGGTAAATCTTGTCATTTACCGGTAGAACTAGAGCATAAAGCCTACTGGGCCATAAAAACCTTAAACTTAAGTTACACCGCCGCAGGCGAAAGGAGGCTATTAGATATCAACGAGTTGGAGGAAATTAGATTGGATGCTTACGAGAATGCTAGGATTtacaaagaaagaacaaagaaGTGGCACGATAAACACATCTCAAGGAAGGAATTCAATGAAGGATATGTGGTGCTATTGTTTAATTCTAGACTTAAGCTCTTTCCAGGAAAACTTCGTTCAAGATGGTCTGATCCAttcgaagttaccaaagtatttcCGAGTAGCACTGTTGATATTAAAGGAAAATCGAGCGATAGCTTCACTGTAAACGGGCAGCGATTAAAACATTGCCACATTGTTGAAAACAAGGACTATACTGATAGTCTTAAGCTCGTAGAATCAATCGTCGAGTCGAAGAACTAA